The proteins below are encoded in one region of Bacillota bacterium:
- the rpsS gene encoding 30S ribosomal protein S19 → MGRSIKKGPYVESALMKKIQSMNQAGEKKVLKTWSRASTIFPDFVGHTIAVHDGRKHVPVYVTEDMVGHKLGEFAPTRTFKGHSGSKTSNTIK, encoded by the coding sequence GTGGGAAGAAGCATTAAGAAGGGCCCTTATGTAGAGTCCGCATTGATGAAAAAAATTCAGAGCATGAATCAGGCCGGCGAGAAAAAAGTGCTTAAAACCTGGTCAAGAGCTTCAACAATATTCCCTGACTTTGTCGGGCATACAATAGCCGTTCATGACGGCAGAAAACACGTTCCGGTGTATGTAACCGAAGATATGGTTGGGCATAAGCTCGGCGAGTTCGCACCGACCCGTACCTTTAAGGGCCACTCGGGTTCAAAGACCTCTAACACCATAAAGTAA
- the rplV gene encoding 50S ribosomal protein L22, whose translation MEARAIVRHVRIAPRKVKIVLDLIRNKPIDYAIAAVKHTPKAASPVVEKLLKSAVANAENNFHMNKDNLYVSETFVSPGPTLKRVMPRAQGRAFRILKRTSHITVVLKEKEV comes from the coding sequence GTGGAAGCGAGAGCAATAGTCAGACATGTCAGAATTGCGCCCCGCAAGGTTAAGATCGTTCTTGACCTTATTAGAAACAAGCCTATAGACTACGCCATTGCGGCTGTAAAGCACACACCCAAAGCTGCATCACCCGTTGTCGAAAAGCTTTTAAAATCTGCGGTTGCCAATGCTGAGAATAATTTTCATATGAATAAAGATAACCTTTATGTATCTGAGACATTCGTCAGCCCCGGCCCCACTCTTAAGAGAGTAATGCCGAGAGCACAGGGAAGAGCATTCAGAATATTAAAAAGAACTTCCCATATCACTGTAGTTCTTAAGGAAAAGGAGGTATAG